CGCCTCGCACCACCGATGTAGAATCTTCCGGCGCATCTTCGTCGCCGAGCGCCGCGCTGCAGCGGCATCTCACGACCCGTTCCGCTTGGGCTCTCCTCGGAGATCTGCAAGAAGCCGGCACGCCGCAAGCCTCGGCAGCCGCGGCGGAGCTCCATCGCCGAGGGTTCAGCTTGCGCGAGATCGAGATCGGCAAGCATCTCACGAGCTCCGACCCCGGCGAGCGAACGCGCTACACCGAGATGCTGCCTTCGGCGGGCATCGCCGTGAAGCCGTGGTTGTTGTACTTGAGCGGCGATCCGGATGCCGATGTTCGTCGCGCCGCGGTCGCGATCATGGCAACGAGCAACGACCCGGAACTTCGCGCCAAGCTCCGCGATCTTGCGATCACCGATGCCGATGAAGCGGTGCGCAACCAAGCCGCGAAAGCCGGCCGACCGGCCACGATGCGGGCACCCTCAGGCTATTAATAAAAGCCAGACTATTGAGAGCCGCTCGACTCACCGTTACTTGCGGCGCGTCCGCGAGCCTGCTTCCGCCGACCGGTTGCCGAGCACGTCGATATGCTTGGCCGTGATCTGTTCGATTCGCTGATCGGTGACGAAGCCGCGAATGCCGCTCACCCCGACGTCGAGGCCGAGGTATTGCCGCAAGTTCATTCCCGGCGCGGCGACCACATAGGCCGCGATCTGGCCCGAGGCGTTGGCGAGCGCATAGTTCGGGCTCCCGGCCTTGGCGTTGACCACTTGCATCAACCGCCCGACCCCATCGTAGCGCGACACATCCACGCCGGCTCTCACGACCGCGGGAGCTTCCGGTTCCGGCATGATTGGCGTTGTTGCGACCGTCGGTGTTGCCGTGCTTGCGGCAACTGCGGCCGGTTGTGGTTTCGTGAGTTCGCGATCGACCGTCGCCGTTTGTTCGCGCAGTTGCACGATCGACGAGTACCGTTTGCGAATGTCCTCGAAACGCGCAAGCTTCCCGAGATACATTCGGGCCCGACTCCGCTCCACGGCAGTTTGCGAGCGTTCCACGAGCGTTTCGGCCCGTTGCTTCAACTCGTCGAAGCTCCAGGCGGTCGGTTCGGTCGTCACCATGCGCGAGAGGACCAATTCCATTTCATCGAGTTGCGTGTCGACGGAAGCATCGGCCGGCAACCGACGCAAATCGGCCAGCAGATCGCTCGACGGAGCTCTCGCTTCGCCGACGGGTGCGTTGAACGAAACCGGCTGAATCTCGCCGGAGCCCGCACCGGTCGCCAAGTTCGGCAGGGCAGCCGCCGGGAGTTGCGAAGGATGCAACACGACATGCCGCGCCGCGATCCAGCGAAACTCACCGGCCGGCGGCAAAATCTTGTACCACAGCGTCTCTTGATCGCCGGTGCGCAGCGTGCGACTTTCAAGAATGTCGACCTCGTCGCCGGCACTGAGTTGCACCTGGATCGCATCGCGCAGATCGCTGAACTTCGTGCCGACCCGCGCGTTCACTTCGTTGCCGACGACGCGCCCGGTCTTCTCGCCGGTCTGTTGAATGAAGTCGGCCGAGACCCAACTAAACGCCCCCTCAGGCGGCCGCACTGCCAGCCAACCGCCCGGATCTTGCCGCCAAACTTCCACGGCATCGCCGAGCTTTAGGTTCAGCACGGGATAGTACGTTTCGCCCGGACCGGAACGAACCGGCGCTTCCGTAGGGGCGACGAACGCCGAGTAGGGAAACTGCGCGGCAGGCTCGGCTCCGTAAGACGTGTCGAACGAGCCGGCGCCAGCGAGTTGTAAACAAAGCGCAGCGACGAGCAACGAAAGTTTCGTAAGTCGAGCCATGTGAGAACCTCGGGCCGTGCGGAAGTGTCTGCCTACACGGTGGATAGATGGGAGCGATCGGGGGCGAATCTTGTAGCGAATTCGGGAAATGCGATCAAGCTCGCTCATGCCGGCAGCAACGTAGCAGGCACGTTCCACGTGCCGTCCGCCAAGCGCGCCTTCAAGTGGCCGAATCCGACTCTTTTCTGAACGACGCATGCGGTTACGGCACGTGGAACGTGCCTGCTACTTTATGGTCCGTTTGCCGGAAAGTCGCCGTGTCAGTAGAATCGCGATCTTCGCTCCGTTGAAACTTCCAAAGTCGAAGCCCTGTCGATCTTTATGCCGCGCTACAATCCCGCCGTCGTCGAACCGAAATGGCAACGATACTGGTCCGAACGGAAGACGTTCGCCGCCCCGCGCTTGCCGCTCGGGCCGAAGTGTTACGTCTTGGATATGTTCCCCTATCCGAGCGGCGACGGCCTGCACGTCGGCCATCCCGAGGGCTACACGGCGACCGATATCGTCTGCCGCTTCGAGCGGATGAACGGCAAGAGCGTCGTCCACCCGATGGGCTGGGACGCCTTCGGCCTGCCCGCCGAGCAACATGCGATCAAGACGCAGCAGCCTCCGCGCACGACCACGGAGCGGAACATCGCCACGTTCCGCCGGCAACTCAAGATGCTCGGCTTCAGCTACGACTGGGACCGCGAACTTTCCACCACGGACGTCGAATACTTCCGTTGGACCCAATGGATTTTTCTCCAACTCTTCGACACTTGGTACGACGCCGCGCAACAGAAGGGGCGCCCGATCGGGGAACTGCCGATCCCGCCCGACGTTTCGGCGGCCGGTGATCTGGAAGTCGAAAAATATCGAGACGACCATCGCCTCGCCTATCAATCGTTTGCCCCGGTGAATTGGTGCCCGGCCTTGGGCACCGTGCTGGCGAACGAAGAAGTGCAGGGGGGCGTGAGCGAACGGGGCGGGCATCCGGTCGTGCGCATTCCGCTCCGGCAATGGATGCTCCGCATCACGGCCTATGCCGACCGGTTGGAAAACGATCTCGCAGGGCTCGACTGGTCGGACAGCATCAAAGCGCTGCAGCGCAATTGGATCGGCCGAAGCACGGGTGCCGAGGTCGACTTCTTCATCGGCCGCGATGCGAAGAACGGCAAGCCGAACCCGCAAGAGTTTAAGCACTGGCGCGACAACCGCGCCGCGGCCGGCTTCCCGCGCACGGCGGGTCCGGAAGTGGTGCGCGTCTTCACGACCCGTCCCGACACGCTCTACGGCGCAACGTATCTGGTCGTCGCTCCCGAGCACCCATTGGTCGCACGGCTGACGACTCCCGATCGCGCGGCCGATGTGCAAGCCTATTGCGAAAAAGCGGCCCGGAAGAGCGATCTCGACCGCCAAGACGCTTCGAAAACGAAGACGGGAGTCTTCACCGGTTCGTTTGCGGCGAACCCGGCGAACAACCGACCGGTCCCGATCTGGATCGCCGATTATGTGCTCGCCGGATACGGCACCGGCGCGATCATGGCCGTGCCTGCACACGATGTGCGCGACTATGAATTCGCCAAGCAATTCGAGTTGCCGATCGTCCCCGTCGTCGATCCCGGCGACAAAGACCCGGCCTTGCGGGCCGAGGTGCTGGCGGGAAGCGTCTGCTTCGCCGAATACGGCACGGCCATCAACTCCAGCGAGTACGACGGCACGCCGACGCTGGAATTCAAACAGAAGATCACGGCCGAGCTTGCGAAGCGCGGCAGCGCGCGCGAAGCGGTGAACTACAAACTCCGCGACTGGCTCTTTAGCCGGCAACATTTCTGGGGTGAGCCGTTCCCGATTCTCCACGAACTCGACGACGCCGGAAACGCGACCGGCCGACTTCGGGCCGTCGAGGCGAAGGACTTGCCGGTGAACTTGCCGACGATGACGGAGTTCAAACCGCACGGCCGTGTCGACCCGCCGCTCGAAGAAGCGCCGCAGGACTGGCTCTACATCACCGTTGACGGCAAGCGCTACAAGCGCGAGACGAATACGATGCCGCAATGGGCCGGATCGTGCTGGTATTTTCTGCGTTTTCTCGACCCGAAGAACACCGAACGCTTGATCGACCCGGAGATCGAAAAGGCCTGGATGCCGGTCGATTTGTACATCGGCGGGGCTGAGCATGCCGTGCTGCATCTGCTCTATGCTCGGTTCTGGCAGAAGGTGTTGTTCGATCGGGGCATCGTCTCGATGGCCGAGCCGTTTCAGAAGCTCGTCAATCAAGGAATGATTCTCGGCGAACTCGAAATTACCGGCTACCAGACCTCGACCGGAGCCTGGGTGAGCGCGAAGGATGCGAAAGAAGGAGACGACGAAAAGCCGGTCGATCGCCGCACGGGCGAGCCGCTGAAATCCGTCAGCGTGCCCGCCGTCGATACGAAAAAGGATGGCGAGTCGTTCGTCCTCGCGGCCGATCCGTCGATCCGGCTCGATTCCCGTTCGTACAAAATGTCGAAAAGCCGGGGCAACGTCGTGAACCCCGACGCCGTGGTGAAGGAATACGGAGCCGATTCCTTGCGGCTCTACGAAATGTTTATGGGCCCGCTCGAGCAAGTGAAGCCGTGGGCGACGAGCGGCGTGAACGGCGTGCGCGGGTTTCTGGACCGCGTTTGGCGCATGATCGTCAACGATAAGGCCGAGGCCAATGAACTGCACTCGGCCGTGCAACCGATCGCGCTCAATGAAGAGCAGAACCGCGTGTTGCACCGGACGATTCGCGATGTGACGCTCGACATTCGTCGGCTGCAGTTCAACACGGCGATCGCGAAGATGATGGAGTTCACCAACTTCTACACCGGCTGCGAGGTTCGCCCGCGCGAGGCAATGGAGAAGATCGTGCTGTTGCTCGCGCCGTTTGCTCCGCACGCGGCAGAAGAACTGTGGGAAATCCTCGGCCACGGGCCGACGCTCGCCTACGAGCCGTGGCCGGTCTACGACGATGCGCTGATCCGCGAATCGTCGATCGAGGTCCCCGTGCAGATTCTGGGCAAAGTGCGCAGCCGGGTGGTCGTCGCAGCCGACGCCGACGACGCGACGCTCGAAGCCGCAGCCCGAGCCGATGAGAAGATCGCGCCGCTATTGGAGGGGAAGACCGTCGTGAAGACGATCATCGTCCCGAAGCGGCTGATCAACTTCGTAGTGAAGTAGCGATAAACCGGCGACGGGTTGGATTCACTTCGCTTGCCGCGCGGTTGGGCAGTTGTCGCACCGACCGGCCCGAAGGACGCGCACCCGGCGGAACCCTCACGACGACGTAACCTCAACTGAGATAGCGTTCTACGGGCGTTTCTCGTACTCTGAAATCGACCTGCGCTCGGCAGCGGCACAGCTTTTGCCCGTTGCACGCGCGTCGCTCCGTGCGATCCGATGAGCCGACGGGCTCGGTAAGCGGATCGTAAACGTCGCGTAGTGTTCGTCCTCGCCGGATTGCATCGTCCGGTGTTCCGCATCGCCGCACCTCCAGAGTCGCTCTTCCATGCGCTTCGAATCCTACGAATCCGAATCGTTCTACGACGAGATGTTCGGGCCCGACGGCGTGCCGCGCAAAAGCGCGGAGCTTCTCGTCCGGAAGATCTCGGCCCTCGGCGACGGCGAATTGCAACGCCGTCAGCAATCGGCCGAGCGCGCCTTGCTGAACATGGGAATCACGTTCAACGTCTACGGCCACGAAGCCGGCACGGAGAAGGTGTGGCCGTTCGACGTGCTCCCCCGCATCATCGAACACTCGGAGTGGCAATACATCGAGCGCGGGCTCAAACAGCGAATTCGCGCGCTGAATCTGTTCATCGATGACTTGTACCACGATCGCAAGATCGTGAAAGACAAGATCGTGCCGCACGACTTGATCGACTCCGGCAAGTGCTACCTGCCACCGTGCCAAGGCTTCGATCCGCCGGGAGGGGTCTGGTGCCACATCACGGGGACCGATCTCGTACGCGATAGCGACGGCCAATTCTACGTGCTCGAAGACAACCTACGCTGCCCGTCGGGCGTGTCGTACGTGATCGAGAACCGCGAAGTGATGAAGCGGACCTTGCCGCAAGTGTTCGAGGGGCTCGGCGTCGTACCGATCGAAGACTATCCCGAACGGCTATTGGAAACCTTGCAACATTGCTCGCCGCGCGGAGTCGACGATCCGACAGTCGTCGTGCTGACGCCGGGCGCTTACAACTCGGCCTATTTCGAACATTCGTTCCTCGCGCAGCAGATGGGGGTCGAACTCGTCGAAGGGCGCGATCTCGTCGTGACCGACGGCTATGTCTACATGCGAACCACGCACGGCTTGAAACGGGTCGACGTGATCTATCGCCGCATCGACGACGACTTTCTCGACCCGCTCGCGTTCCGCAAAGACTCGACCCTCGGCGTGCCCGGCCTCGCCGAAGTTTATCGCAACGGAAAAGTCGCGCTCGCCAACGCGCCGGGCACCGGCATCGCCGACGATAAGGCCGTGTATGCGTACGTGCCGCAGATGATCAAGTATTACCTCGGCGAGGACATGATCTTGCCCAACGTGCCGACGTTTCTCTGCTCCGACGAGAAACAATGTCAGCACGTATTGGCGAACCTCGACACGCTCGTCGTCAAGCCGACGAACGAATCGGGCGGCTACGGCATCATGCTCGGCCCGAAGTCGACGCCGGAAGAACGCGCCGCGTGCGGCGAGAAGATCCGCGAAAATCCACGCAATTACG
The Planctomycetia bacterium DNA segment above includes these coding regions:
- a CDS encoding SH3 domain-containing protein, translated to MARLTKLSLLVAALCLQLAGAGSFDTSYGAEPAAQFPYSAFVAPTEAPVRSGPGETYYPVLNLKLGDAVEVWRQDPGGWLAVRPPEGAFSWVSADFIQQTGEKTGRVVGNEVNARVGTKFSDLRDAIQVQLSAGDEVDILESRTLRTGDQETLWYKILPPAGEFRWIAARHVVLHPSQLPAAALPNLATGAGSGEIQPVSFNAPVGEARAPSSDLLADLRRLPADASVDTQLDEMELVLSRMVTTEPTAWSFDELKQRAETLVERSQTAVERSRARMYLGKLARFEDIRKRYSSIVQLREQTATVDRELTKPQPAAVAASTATPTVATTPIMPEPEAPAVVRAGVDVSRYDGVGRLMQVVNAKAGSPNYALANASGQIAAYVVAAPGMNLRQYLGLDVGVSGIRGFVTDQRIEQITAKHIDVLGNRSAEAGSRTRRK
- the leuS gene encoding leucine--tRNA ligase, producing MPRYNPAVVEPKWQRYWSERKTFAAPRLPLGPKCYVLDMFPYPSGDGLHVGHPEGYTATDIVCRFERMNGKSVVHPMGWDAFGLPAEQHAIKTQQPPRTTTERNIATFRRQLKMLGFSYDWDRELSTTDVEYFRWTQWIFLQLFDTWYDAAQQKGRPIGELPIPPDVSAAGDLEVEKYRDDHRLAYQSFAPVNWCPALGTVLANEEVQGGVSERGGHPVVRIPLRQWMLRITAYADRLENDLAGLDWSDSIKALQRNWIGRSTGAEVDFFIGRDAKNGKPNPQEFKHWRDNRAAAGFPRTAGPEVVRVFTTRPDTLYGATYLVVAPEHPLVARLTTPDRAADVQAYCEKAARKSDLDRQDASKTKTGVFTGSFAANPANNRPVPIWIADYVLAGYGTGAIMAVPAHDVRDYEFAKQFELPIVPVVDPGDKDPALRAEVLAGSVCFAEYGTAINSSEYDGTPTLEFKQKITAELAKRGSAREAVNYKLRDWLFSRQHFWGEPFPILHELDDAGNATGRLRAVEAKDLPVNLPTMTEFKPHGRVDPPLEEAPQDWLYITVDGKRYKRETNTMPQWAGSCWYFLRFLDPKNTERLIDPEIEKAWMPVDLYIGGAEHAVLHLLYARFWQKVLFDRGIVSMAEPFQKLVNQGMILGELEITGYQTSTGAWVSAKDAKEGDDEKPVDRRTGEPLKSVSVPAVDTKKDGESFVLAADPSIRLDSRSYKMSKSRGNVVNPDAVVKEYGADSLRLYEMFMGPLEQVKPWATSGVNGVRGFLDRVWRMIVNDKAEANELHSAVQPIALNEEQNRVLHRTIRDVTLDIRRLQFNTAIAKMMEFTNFYTGCEVRPREAMEKIVLLLAPFAPHAAEELWEILGHGPTLAYEPWPVYDDALIRESSIEVPVQILGKVRSRVVVAADADDATLEAAARADEKIAPLLEGKTVVKTIIVPKRLINFVVK
- a CDS encoding circularly permuted type 2 ATP-grasp protein, with amino-acid sequence MRFESYESESFYDEMFGPDGVPRKSAELLVRKISALGDGELQRRQQSAERALLNMGITFNVYGHEAGTEKVWPFDVLPRIIEHSEWQYIERGLKQRIRALNLFIDDLYHDRKIVKDKIVPHDLIDSGKCYLPPCQGFDPPGGVWCHITGTDLVRDSDGQFYVLEDNLRCPSGVSYVIENREVMKRTLPQVFEGLGVVPIEDYPERLLETLQHCSPRGVDDPTVVVLTPGAYNSAYFEHSFLAQQMGVELVEGRDLVVTDGYVYMRTTHGLKRVDVIYRRIDDDFLDPLAFRKDSTLGVPGLAEVYRNGKVALANAPGTGIADDKAVYAYVPQMIKYYLGEDMILPNVPTFLCSDEKQCQHVLANLDTLVVKPTNESGGYGIMLGPKSTPEERAACGEKIRENPRNYVAQPMLGLSRVPSLIGDHFEGRHVDLRPYILYGKDIFVLPGGLTRVALKKGSMVVNSSQGGGSKDTWVLGADLVSTNGHAAAVEGQTQSADGMTQTLNGMTQTMASAGKTES